In the Pseudomonadota bacterium genome, GCATAATCCTCATACTTATAATTAGTTTCACCTTCTCGCTGTGACATCATGTACCTCCTTTAAATAATCAGAAAATAGCCTGACTTCATTCAATAGACTAAAATTCTACGTTTTAGACTAAGGACGCAGAATAGCTTTTAATGTTATTCCTTTCTCAGAGTCTTTGGCGGCCTGGTTAATCTGATCCAAGGTATAGAATTTAATCATCCGGTCAAAAGGAAAACGGCCACGCATATGAAGTTCTATCAGTTGAGGAATAAAAATATCGGGGTTTGAATCGCCTTCCACAATACCCAGGATCGTGCGCCCGTTCAGGATGTTTTGCATGTCCAGGATTGCTTCGGCGCCGAAAGGCGCAACACCGATAAGCCCACATGTACCGCCTATTGCTATGGCATCAACCGACTGACGAAAGACCTTTGGAATGCCGGTACACTCAAGGGAATAGTCAGCACCGGGACCGGTAATCTTTTGGATTTCTGCAACAGGATCCACCTGATCGGGGTTGATAGCATGTGTTGCTCCAAACTCCCTGGCAATTTTGAGCCGATCTTCATTGACATCAACTGCAATAATCGTGGTGCATCCACAGGCAAATGCAGCCATGATTGCGCTCAACCCCACAGAACCTATCCCGAAAACAGCAATAGATGAACCTGCCCTGGCGCGTAGAGAATTCAAGACTCCTCCTGCACCGGTCTGGAAACCGCAACCCAATGGACCAAGTATATCAAGAGGAACATCCTTACGAACTTTGACCACATTTCGTTCATTTGCAAGAACATGCGAAGCGAAGGACGACTGGCCGAAGAAAGCGCCGTTGATGGTTTCTCCGTCTTTGTGCATCGTAGACGTACCGTCGAAACGTACACCTGCGAAATTCGACCCGAGAAAATTTAAACAATGTGCAGGCACACCCTTTACGCAGGAAGGGCACGTCCCGCACGTAAGATAACTAAGTACCACGTGGTCGCCTGGAGCAACTTTTTTAACCCTCGACCCGACCTTTTCTACAACACCTGCACCTTCATGCCCGAGGACAGCAGGAAGCGGAAAGGGGAGATATTGCTCTCGCGCCACCAGATCCGTGTGGCATAGCCCTGAGCCTACAATGCGTATAACTACTTCGTTTTCCCTTGGATCATCGAGTTCAATATCTTCGATGAGAAAGGGGCCTGACTTCTCACGAACCACAGCAGCTTTAATTTTCATATTATGCCTCCTTTA is a window encoding:
- a CDS encoding NAD(P)-dependent alcohol dehydrogenase — encoded protein: MKIKAAVVREKSGPFLIEDIELDDPRENEVVIRIVGSGLCHTDLVAREQYLPFPLPAVLGHEGAGVVEKVGSRVKKVAPGDHVVLSYLTCGTCPSCVKGVPAHCLNFLGSNFAGVRFDGTSTMHKDGETINGAFFGQSSFASHVLANERNVVKVRKDVPLDILGPLGCGFQTGAGGVLNSLRARAGSSIAVFGIGSVGLSAIMAAFACGCTTIIAVDVNEDRLKIAREFGATHAINPDQVDPVAEIQKITGPGADYSLECTGIPKVFRQSVDAIAIGGTCGLIGVAPFGAEAILDMQNILNGRTILGIVEGDSNPDIFIPQLIELHMRGRFPFDRMIKFYTLDQINQAAKDSEKGITLKAILRP